The DNA window GACGACCTCTCGGAGGCGCGTCGCGCTCGCATGGAGTCGCGATGAAGATCGGCATGGTCTGCCCGTACTCCTTCGACGTACCGGGCGGTGTGCAGGCGCACGTCGCCGAGCTCGCGGAGGTGCTGATCGAGCGCGGGCACAAGGTCAGCGTTCTCGCGCCGGCATCGGACGGCACCGAGTTGCCCGACTTCGTGGTGTCGGCGGGACGCGCGGTGGCCATCCCCTACAACGGATCGGTGGCGCGGCTGACGTTCGGACCGGTGTCGTACGCCCGCACGCGCCGCTGGATCGCCGAGAACGACTTCGACGTGCTGCACATCCACGAACCCAACGCGCCGAGCCTGTCGATGCTCGCGATGAAGATCGCCGAGGGGCCGATCGTCGCGACGTTCCACACCTCGACCACGAAGTCGCTGGTGCTGAGCACGTTCCAGGGGGTGCTGCAGCCGTACCTCGAGAAGATCAGTGGCCGGATCGCGGTGTCCGAACTGGCCCGGCGCTGGCAGGTCGAGTCGCTCGGATCCGACGCCGTCGAGATCCCCAACGGCGTCGACGTCCCGGCCTTCGCCGATGCCCCGCTCCTGCCGGGGTATCCGCGTCCGGGCAGGACGGTGCTGTTCCTGGGCCGCTACGACGAGCCGCGCAAGGGCATGGCAGTGCTCCTCGGCGCCCTGCCCGCCCTGGCCGAGAAGTACCCCGACCTCGAGATCCTCGTGGTGGGCCGCGGCGACGAGGAGAAGCTGCGCAAGGAGGCGGGTCCGTTCGCCCGGCACCTGCGTCTGCTCGGACAGGTCAGTGACGCCGAGAAGGCGTCGGCACTGCGCAGCGCCGACGTGTACTGCGCCCCCAACCTCGGGGGCGAGAGCTTCGGCATCGTGCTCGTCGAGGCGATGGCGGCCGGGGCCCCCGTCGTCGCGAGCGAGCTCGACGCGTTCCGGCGGGTGCTGCGGGACGGCACCGCGGGATTGCTGGTCCCGGTCGGGGACTCGGCCGCTCTCGCGGCGGCGATCGACTCCGTGCTCGGCGACGACGACCGCCGCAGGGCGCTGACCGACGCGGCGCGCGTCGTGGTCGGGGAGTACGACTGGCCGGTCGTCGCGGAGCAGATCCTGCGGGTGTACGAGACCGTCACGGTGGGCTCCACCGGTGTGCGTGAGGTGCGTTCGTGACCTTCTCCGCCCTGACGATCCTGATCGTCGCGCTCATCGCTGCCGTGATCGCGGTGGTGGGCGCCTGGGCGTACGGCACCGCGAACCGGCTCGACCGGTTGCACGTGCGCTCGGACCTGTCCTGGCAGGCACTCGACGCGGCGCTGGCGCGCAGGGCCGTCGTCGTCCGTGCCATCGCCGCGGCGATGCCGGCCACGTCGGGGGAGGGCCGGCGGCTGTCGATGCTCGCCGGTCAGGCCGAGCGCGCCGAGCGTGCGCAGCGCGAGCCCGCCGAGAACGCGCTCTCGGGAGCGCTGGCCACCCTCGACACCCATTCTCTCCCACCGCAGTTGGTCGCCGAGCTCGCCGATGCCGAGGCCCGGGTGCTCATCGCCCGGCGGTTCCACAACGACGCGGTGCGCGACACCCTCGCGCTGCGCACCCGACGGCCGGTCCGCTGGCTGCATCTGGGTGGCACGGCGCCGCTGCCCACGTACTTCGAGATCGCGGAGCGGCCGGAATCGTCGTCGGCGTTGCAACTCGACGACGTCCGCACGTCCGCGCGGGTCGTGCTGCTCGACGACCGCGGACGGGTGCTGCTCATGCGTGGGCACGATCCCGCGACCCCCGAGTCGTCGTTCTGGTTCACCGTGGGCGGCGCCGTCGAGAGCGGGGAGACGCTGCGTGCGGCGGCGGTCCGGGAGATCTCCGAGGAGACGGGCCTCACGGCGGATCCGGACGCGCTGCGGGGACCGCTGTGGCGGCGGGTGGCGATCTTCCCGTTCGCCGGTGAACTGATCCGCTCCGAGGAGCTGTTCTTCGCCCTGCGGACCGACGAATTCGTTCCGCATTCCGGGGGTTTCACCGAACTCGAACAGCGCACCATCACCGAGCACCGGTGGTGTACGGCGGCGGACATCCGGACCATCCAACAGGGCGGGGAGCCGGTGTATCCGCAGGACCTGGCGGCCCTGTTGGACGAGGCGAACATGGCCGTCGTGCGGGCCGACGAGCCGGCGGTCCGCGCGATCCGCTGATATGACGCGGGCCACAGCAGGCCAGCTATCGGGCACTGGCTATCGGGGCCCGGGCGCCGTCGTCCTAGAATTGCGGATGCGCTGCGGTGCCCCCCGGGGCCGTATGTGTCAGATCATCCGAAGCCGGCGAGAACCCAGGAGTTTGCTGTGAGCACCCCCGACACCACCCCCACTACCGGCACGGCGCGCGTGAAGCGGGGCATGGCCGAGATGCTCAAGGGCGGCGTCATCATGGACGTGGTCACCGCCGAGCAGGCCAAGATCGCCGAGGATGCCGGTGCCGTCGCGGTCATGGCGCTCGAGCGGGTGCCCGCCGACATCCGCGCCCAGGGCGGCGTCTCGCGCATGTCGGATCCGGACATGATCGACGGCATCATCTCCGCGGTGTCGATCCCGGTGATGGCCAAGGCCCGTATCGGTCACTTCGTCGAGGCCCAGATCCTGCAGTCGTTGGGTGTCGACTACGTCGACGAGTCCGAGGTCCTGACTCCCGCGGACTACGAGAACCACATCGACAAGTTCGCGTTCACGGTCCCGTTCGTGTGTGGTGCCACCAACCTCGGTGAGGCTTTGCGCCGGATCAACGAGGGTGCGGCGATGATCCGCTCCAAGGGTGAGGCCGGCACCGGAGACGTCTCCAACGCCACCACCCACATGCGCCGGATCCGTCAGGAGATCCGCCGCCTGACCTCCCTGCCGGAGGACGAGCTGTACGTCGCGGCGAAGGAGCTGCAGGCGCCGTACGATCTGGTCGTCGAGGTCGCGAAGGCCGGCAAGCTGCCGGTCACCCTGTTCACCGCCGGCGGTATCGCCACCCCGGCCGACGCGGCGATGATGATGCAGCTCGGCGCCGAGGGTGTGTTCGTCGGCTCGGGTATCTTCAAGTCCGGCAACCCGGCCGAGCGGGCCGCCGCGATCGTCAAGGCCACCACCTTCCACGACGATCCGGACGTCCTGGCCAAGGTCTCCCGCGGCCTGGGCGAGGCCATGGTCGGCATCAACGTCGACGAGATCCCCCAGCCGCACCGCCTCGCCGAGCGCGGCTGGTGACCTGAGCCCCGATCACTCGGAGCCGAAAGAACGTCGTGAACGCGGTGGGGACCCCGGAGGTCCCCACCGCGTTCGCGTGTGTGCGTTGCTAGCCTGAGCGGGCACCCAGCGGAAGGAAGCCGGCCATGGCGAAGATCGAGCAGATCCTGGAGCTCGAGCGGCTCGAGAAGGACATCTTCCGGGGCATTGCCACCGAGACGATTTTGCCGCGCACGTTCGGCGGGCAGGTCGCCGGTCAGGCGCTGGTGTCCGCGGTGCGCACGGTCGACGACCATCTCCACGTGCACTCGCTGCACGGCTACTTCCTGCGTCCGGGCAACCCCGTGATGCCGATCGTCTACCTCGTCGACCGGATCCGGGACGGGCGGTCGTTCACCACCCGCCGAGTGACCGCCGTGCAGGACGGTCAGGCGATCTTCACGATGTCGGCGTCGTTCCACGTCCTCGACGAAGGCATCGAGCACCAGGACGTGATGCCGTCGGTGCCGGACCCGGACGAACTGCCCGACGCGGCGTCGCTGACGTCGGAGGAGATGTCCTGGGAGTTCCGCGAGTGGGCCGACTGGGACCTGCGGTTCGTGCCGGCCGACCGGATTCGCCGCAAGCCCGGGGTGCCGGTCCAGCAGCAGGTCTGGTTCCGCTCGCGCGAAGAACTGCCCGACGATCCGATGTTCCACATCTGCACGCTCGCCTACATGAGCGACATGACGTTGCTGGCGTCGGCCAGCACGATCCATCCCGACACCCCCGTCCAGAGCGCGTCGCTGGACCACGCGCTGTGGTTCCTGCGGCCGTTCCGGGCCGACGACTGGCTCCTCTACGACCAGACGTCGCCGTCCGCGGGTTTCGGCCGTGCCCTCACTCAGGGCCGGATCTTCGACCGCAGCGGCAATCTCGTCGCGGCCGTGGTGCAGGAAGGTCTCACCCGGCTCCTGCGTCGCGACTGAAAGACCCTGCGGGAAGCGGACTTTCGTTCGCGGATTCCGCCACGGCCGCGTCCGGGGCGCGGTCGGACGTCGGACCCCGGTGCGGCGCCGGAGTTCGGGGCGGTGCGCAGGCCGGGCTCCGGGGCGCGGCTGATAGCGTTTTCGGGGTCAACAGCGTCGAACAGTGCAGGACTTTCACTCGTGGCAAATCAACCGACCATCGGCGTGCTCGCGTTGCAGGGCGACGTGCGCGAGCACCTCGCGGCACTCGAATCCTGTGGGGCGCGTGGTATCGGCGTCCGCCGACTCTCGGAACTCGAATCCGTGGACGGGCTGATCATCCCGGGCGGTGAGTCGACGACGATGAGCCGGCTCCTCACCGTCTTCGAGTTGCTCGAACCGCTGCGTGCGCGCCTGAAGGCGGGAATGCCGGCGTTCGGTTCCTGCGCCGGCATGATCCTGCTGGCGAGCGAGATCCTCGACACGCGTCCGGATGCCGAGCACCTCAACGGTCTGGACATCACGGTGCGGCGCAACGCGTTCGGCCGGCAGGTCGACTCCTTCGAGGCCGACCTCGACTTCGCCGAGATCGCGGGCGATCCGGTGCGGGCCGTGTTCATTCGGGCGCCGTGGGTCGAACGCGTGGGCGCCGGCGTCGACGTGCTGGCGCGGGTGCCGGAGGGCCCCGCGGCCGACCACATCGTGGCGGTCCGGCAGGGGAGCGTGCTGGCGACGTCGTTCCATCCGGAGGTCACCGGCGACCGCCGCGTGCACGGACTGTTCGTGGACATGGTGCGGGGGAACTGACCCCCGCACCACGTCACTGCGCGATCACCACGCGTTGAGGGTGTCCAGAATCTGCGCGCGGGACTTCCACAGCTCCTCGGACCAGTAGGCCCACGAGTGGGTCCCGGTGGTCGTGAAATCGAACGTCGCCGGGATCCCGAGGGAGTTCAACCGGAGCTGGAACGCTCGGCTGTTGGCCAGCGCCAGTGCCTCGAGTCCCATCGCGTTGGAGGTGTTGAACGAGCCGACGGAGCCGACCGGGCGGTCGAACTCGCCGATCAGGCCGTTGCCGGACGAGATGTAGAGCGACAGTCCGCGCAGCTGCGGAGCGAACACGAACGGGTCGTTGCGCAGCCATGCCGGGCTCCACGGCGGACCCCACATCGAGTCGACGTTGAAGCCGCCCGCGTCGAGCATCGCGAGACGGATGCCCTCCCGCATGCCCGGCGCCGAGATGTTCAGGTACCCGGAGAACGAGCCCGCGTGCTTGAACTGGTCGCGGTGGTACGCGGCCAGCGTCAGCGCGGCCGACCCACCCATCGACAGTCCCGTGACGGCGTTGTTGCTCCGGGAGACGCCACGGGTCTCGAGGTAGGCGGGCAGATCCTGGGTCAGGAAGGTCTCCCACTTGTACGTGACCTTCTGCCCGTTGAAGTTGCTCGGTGCGTACCAGTCCGAGTAGAAACTGGACTCACCGCCGACCGGCATCACGAGCGTGATGTTGTCGTTCCGGAACTGCTCCCGCGCATTCGTCTCGAACGACCACGCGTTGCGGTCGTTGCGGGCACGTAGGCCGTCGAGCAGGTACAGCGCGGCGTTACCACCGCGTGCCGCCCACTGGATCTGGACCTTGATCGGCCCCATCGCGGAGTTGACGAAGACTTCCTCGTAACCGCCCCGGGGGGCCGCATTCGCGGTCGACGTCGTGGTGACCGCCGCCAACGCGGGGAGCATGAGGACCGCTGCCGCCATCCCGATCAATCGCTTCTTCAGTCGGCCGGCCGCAGCCGGTCTGTGAATGCGCATTTCGTTCGCCTTTCCCCCAACGATGTCGGCATCTTCAGTCGTCCGCGCCCCCGCGCGTGAGACGCCGTTCGTCGTTCTCGATGTCACATCATGGATGTCTTTGGAAGGGTCCATTGCCGGGGACCGACTGTCCTCGGAACATTGTCAACATCTACCGGATCGTGACCTTACCGGGAGGCGGTGTATCCGGCTCGGCTCCATGTGCAGGTAGCATCGAACCTCCGACAAGTGTGCAGTCGATTGCCGTGGGATATGTCGTATCCGCCGCGGCATGCTGCAGGAAGGGGCTCCCACGAATGAGCGGCCACTCCAAATGGGCCACCACCAAGCACAAGAAGGCCGTGATCGACGCCAAGCGCGGCAAGATGTTCGCGAAGCTGATCAAGAACATCGAGGTGGCAGCTCGTACGGGTGGCGGCGATCCGTCGGGTAACCCCACCCTCTTCGATGCGATCCAGAAGGCCAAGAAGAGCTCGGTCCCCAACGACAACATCGAGCGGGCACGCAAGCGTGGTGGCGGCGAGGAAGCCGGCGGCGCGGACTGGCAGACCATCATGTACGAGGGCTACGGTCCCAACGGTGTCGCGGTGCTGATCGAGTGCCTCACCGACAACCGCAACCGGGCGGCCGGCGAGGTGCGCACCGCGATGACCCGTAACGGCGGCAACATGGCCGACCCGGGCTCGGTGTCCTACCTCTTCACCCGCAAGGGCGTCGTCGT is part of the Rhodococcus sp. SGAir0479 genome and encodes:
- a CDS encoding NUDIX hydrolase; this encodes MTFSALTILIVALIAAVIAVVGAWAYGTANRLDRLHVRSDLSWQALDAALARRAVVVRAIAAAMPATSGEGRRLSMLAGQAERAERAQREPAENALSGALATLDTHSLPPQLVAELADAEARVLIARRFHNDAVRDTLALRTRRPVRWLHLGGTAPLPTYFEIAERPESSSALQLDDVRTSARVVLLDDRGRVLLMRGHDPATPESSFWFTVGGAVESGETLRAAAVREISEETGLTADPDALRGPLWRRVAIFPFAGELIRSEELFFALRTDEFVPHSGGFTELEQRTITEHRWCTAADIRTIQQGGEPVYPQDLAALLDEANMAVVRADEPAVRAIR
- the pdxS gene encoding pyridoxal 5'-phosphate synthase lyase subunit PdxS produces the protein MSTPDTTPTTGTARVKRGMAEMLKGGVIMDVVTAEQAKIAEDAGAVAVMALERVPADIRAQGGVSRMSDPDMIDGIISAVSIPVMAKARIGHFVEAQILQSLGVDYVDESEVLTPADYENHIDKFAFTVPFVCGATNLGEALRRINEGAAMIRSKGEAGTGDVSNATTHMRRIRQEIRRLTSLPEDELYVAAKELQAPYDLVVEVAKAGKLPVTLFTAGGIATPADAAMMMQLGAEGVFVGSGIFKSGNPAERAAAIVKATTFHDDPDVLAKVSRGLGEAMVGINVDEIPQPHRLAERGW
- a CDS encoding glycosyltransferase family 4 protein — encoded protein: MKIGMVCPYSFDVPGGVQAHVAELAEVLIERGHKVSVLAPASDGTELPDFVVSAGRAVAIPYNGSVARLTFGPVSYARTRRWIAENDFDVLHIHEPNAPSLSMLAMKIAEGPIVATFHTSTTKSLVLSTFQGVLQPYLEKISGRIAVSELARRWQVESLGSDAVEIPNGVDVPAFADAPLLPGYPRPGRTVLFLGRYDEPRKGMAVLLGALPALAEKYPDLEILVVGRGDEEKLRKEAGPFARHLRLLGQVSDAEKASALRSADVYCAPNLGGESFGIVLVEAMAAGAPVVASELDAFRRVLRDGTAGLLVPVGDSAALAAAIDSVLGDDDRRRALTDAARVVVGEYDWPVVAEQILRVYETVTVGSTGVREVRS
- a CDS encoding YebC/PmpR family DNA-binding transcriptional regulator; protein product: MSGHSKWATTKHKKAVIDAKRGKMFAKLIKNIEVAARTGGGDPSGNPTLFDAIQKAKKSSVPNDNIERARKRGGGEEAGGADWQTIMYEGYGPNGVAVLIECLTDNRNRAAGEVRTAMTRNGGNMADPGSVSYLFTRKGVVVLEKNGRTEDDLLEIVLEAGAEEINDLGDTFEIVCEAGDLIPVRTALVDAGVEYESADPDFRASVEVPVDAEGARKVFKLVDALEDSDDVQNVYTNVDVSDEVLAELDA
- a CDS encoding alpha/beta hydrolase, yielding MRIHRPAAAGRLKKRLIGMAAAVLMLPALAAVTTTSTANAAPRGGYEEVFVNSAMGPIKVQIQWAARGGNAALYLLDGLRARNDRNAWSFETNAREQFRNDNITLVMPVGGESSFYSDWYAPSNFNGQKVTYKWETFLTQDLPAYLETRGVSRSNNAVTGLSMGGSAALTLAAYHRDQFKHAGSFSGYLNISAPGMREGIRLAMLDAGGFNVDSMWGPPWSPAWLRNDPFVFAPQLRGLSLYISSGNGLIGEFDRPVGSVGSFNTSNAMGLEALALANSRAFQLRLNSLGIPATFDFTTTGTHSWAYWSEELWKSRAQILDTLNAW
- a CDS encoding acyl-CoA thioesterase, which translates into the protein MAKIEQILELERLEKDIFRGIATETILPRTFGGQVAGQALVSAVRTVDDHLHVHSLHGYFLRPGNPVMPIVYLVDRIRDGRSFTTRRVTAVQDGQAIFTMSASFHVLDEGIEHQDVMPSVPDPDELPDAASLTSEEMSWEFREWADWDLRFVPADRIRRKPGVPVQQQVWFRSREELPDDPMFHICTLAYMSDMTLLASASTIHPDTPVQSASLDHALWFLRPFRADDWLLYDQTSPSAGFGRALTQGRIFDRSGNLVAAVVQEGLTRLLRRD
- the pdxT gene encoding pyridoxal 5'-phosphate synthase glutaminase subunit PdxT; the protein is MANQPTIGVLALQGDVREHLAALESCGARGIGVRRLSELESVDGLIIPGGESTTMSRLLTVFELLEPLRARLKAGMPAFGSCAGMILLASEILDTRPDAEHLNGLDITVRRNAFGRQVDSFEADLDFAEIAGDPVRAVFIRAPWVERVGAGVDVLARVPEGPAADHIVAVRQGSVLATSFHPEVTGDRRVHGLFVDMVRGN